The Engystomops pustulosus chromosome 1, aEngPut4.maternal, whole genome shotgun sequence genome has a window encoding:
- the LOC140121659 gene encoding uncharacterized protein, producing the protein MPSCIVSGCIHKTTKRHYNEEGIIMHAFPCSLSRIKQWLKSIERNNHQYFGNIDALADSIFYKKNNSSFRICSDHFVSDCYSPGHSKRRALRQDATPTIFRAPLKVVAVSDTGSPQPVPFMVDAITQTDPYTNAHDKGAQWPEYEFNVGGQLWKIEHDHMYQIPRFNSKYAYQAMMSTANAEDNPFIYGIKMQSSARPREPVVINDSDKPAQEHTAYLPMFSDRESCMQQEPAYENRVKERKFIVFESCLDVLFEQVRCKHEDCNSSIVRTQKHVLGTYLSVSGQCSKGHIFHLWHSQPTRGVVALGNALSSAAVLFSGSNFHKVQEMCQLLGLQFISHNLYDLYQQKYLFPTVDIHWQQERLRLGEASSGTQVCLVGSGQCSSHENGSKYGIYTFLDVATKRIVDFETFHGTEANSCVALKRKAFVKCLNRILGDKFEVSSVATDYNPKIKRTCEQNYRIQHKYDAWQYTKNIEKRLLAASKKKNCSVIAEWIPSIRKHLWWCSGTICGNSEVLRELWQSVLMHVTDRHNWDHGEIYHACFHRPLTKLEHDCQPWIKENSEPYHALYDVVMNPKVLKDLDHLSQFLHTGEMEVYYHFVSKYKPRKVCLKMDAFNARMKLAALAHNANVHRQRAKANSTRHGKAAMGTVRQDKVTKSWSSKTLYGSSSNLHVLPIMTDVLKCIDCGLTNNTIKS; encoded by the coding sequence ATGCCTTCCTGTATTGTcagtggctgtatacataagactACAAAGAGACACTACAATGAGGAAGGAATTATCATGCACGCGTTTCCATGCAGTCTCTCCAGGATAAAACAGTGGCTCAAGAGTATCGAAAGAAATAACCATCAATATTTTGGGAACATTGATGCTTTGGCTGAcagcattttttataaaaagaataACAGTTCTTTCCGCATTTGCTCTGACCATTTTGTTTCAGACTGCTACTCTCCAGGACACAGTAAGAGAAGAGCTCTGAGACAGGATGCTACACCAACAATTTTCAGGGCACCCCTTAAAGTGGTGGCTGTGTCTGACACTGGCTCACCCCAACCTGTTCCCTTCATGGTAGACGCCATCACGCAGACAGATCCCTATACAAATGCACACGACAAAGGTGCACAATGGCCGGAATACGAGTTTAATGTTGGAGGACAGCTGTGGAAGATAGAACATGACCATATGTACCAAATTCCTCGATTCAATTCCAAATATGCTTATCAAGCTATGATGTCTACTGCCAATGCTGAAGATAACCCTTTTATCTATGGAATAAAAATGCAATCCTCGGCTCGGCCACGAGAGCCAGTAGTGATAAATGATAGTGATAAACCAGCACAGGAGCACACAGCATATCTACCCATGTTTTCCGACAGGGAGAGTTGTATGCAACAAGAACCTGCCTATGAGAACCGTGTAAAGGAACGCAAATTCATTGTGTTTGAGTCGTGCCTTGATGTTTTGTTTGAACAGGTTCGATGTAAACACGAGGACTGTAATTCCTCCATTGTCCGCACACAGAAACATGTTTTGGGCACTTACCTGTCTGTTAGTGGTCAATGTAGTAAAGGTCACATCTTCCATCTGTGGCATAGCCAGCCTACCAGAGGTGTTGTTGCTCTTGGGAACGCCTTGTCATCAGCTGCTGTGTTATTTAGTGGATCGAATTTTCACAAAGTACAAGAGATGTGCCAACTACTGGGACTCCAGTTCATTTCACACAATCTGTATGACTTGTATCAACAGAAATACCTCTTTCCCACAGTGGACATTCACTGGCAGCAGGAACGCCTGAGACTCGGTGAAGCTTCCTCAGGTACTCAAGTATGTCTTGTAGGTAGTGGACAATGCAGTAGTCATGAGAATGGTTCCAAGTATGGAATATATACTTTCCTTGATGTTGCAACGAAGAGAATTGTTGACTTTGAAACTTTTCATGGAACTGAAGCTAATTCCTGTGTAGCACTGAAAAGGAAGGCCTTTGTAAAGTGCTTAAATAGGATACTAGGGGACAAGTTTGAGGTTTCCTCTGTTGCTACAGACTATAATCCAAAAATAAAAAGAACTTGTGAGCAAAACTACAGAATCCAGCATAAGTATGATGCTTGGCAGTACACCAAAAACATAGAGAAACGTCTACTAGCTGCAAGCAAAAAGAAAAACTGTTCTGTAATAGCCGAATGGATTCCTAGCATTAGGAAACACTTGTGGTGGTGCTCAGGTACCATCTGTGGAAACTCGGAGGTGCTCCGTGAACTTTGGCAGTCCGTGCTTATGCATGTGACTGATCGTCATAATTGGGATCATGGTGAAATATACCACGCGTGTTTCCACAGACCGCTAACAAAACTTGAACACGATTGTCAACCCTGGATCAAAGAAAACTCTGAGCCATATCATGCATTGTACGACGTGGTAATGAACCCCAAAGTTCTAAAAGACCTTGATCATCTCTCTCAGTTTTTGCATACTGGAGAAATGGAGGTATATTATCATTTTGTATCAAAATACAAGCCCAGGAAAGTTTGtttaaaaatggatgcatttAATGCTCGTATGAAGCTTGCAGCATTGGCTCACAATGCAAATGTTCACAGACAACGTGCAAAGGCCAATTCCACACGCCATGGAAAAGCTGCTATGGGAACTGTGAGACAAGATAAAGTTACCAAGTCCTGGAGCTCAAAGACTCTTTATGGATCATCTAGTAACTTGCATGTATTACCTATAATGACTGATGTCTTAAAGTGCATTGATTGTGGTCTGACAAATAATACCATTAAAAGCTGA
- the PHAX gene encoding phosphorylated adapter RNA export protein, which translates to MALESSRGMMEDEELEDGELSGSDNDMKVSRPADKAPVQNLNVGSDKSYRGSASLPSVPYRNIKNVDSSDDSASDSEEDDGSPWKRKRQKTSNPPRPVSRPTQFMIPDQNKKPKNNIWGAVLQEQTQEAVAKELGIMDMDGLIDMSRQSETYNYVLAKKLMTKSNDEEKQSLDKELEEYMNEDREHVSKEENGHLKRKRPAKERIGEKLEMNYKGRYEITDGDPDDKVADEIAYRLQEPKKDLIERVVKTIGTKKAIELLMETAEVEQNGGLFVMNGTRRRTPGGVYLNLLKNTPSITSAQIKEIFYEENQKEYESKKAAKKRRRHIVGKKMKEAIKGLNFQEHDDTSRETFASDTNEALASLDDENTEMKAENEDPIEFDNTHDLETF; encoded by the exons ATGGCGCTGGAGAGCAGCCGGGGAATGATGGAGGATGAGGAATTGGAAGACGGGGAGCTCAGCGGCTCCGACAACGACATGAAGGTGTCCAGACCGGCAGACAAAGCTCCAGTGCAG aacttAAATGTTGGCAGTGATAAAAGCTACAGAGGTAGCGCTTCCCTTCCAAGTGTCCCCTATAGGAATATCAAAAATGTTGATTCTAGTGATGAcagcgcaagtgactctgaggaagATGATGGTTCTCCATGGAAACGAAAACGCCAGAAGACTTCAAATCCTCCTCGTCCTGTTTCCCGACCAACCCAGTTCATGATTCCTGATCAGAACAAGAAACCCAAGAATAACATCTGGGGAGCAGTACTGCAAGAGCAAACCCAAGAGGCTGTAGCGAAGGAACTCGGCATCATGGACATGGACGGTCTGATAGATATGAGCAGGCAATCGGAGACTTATAATTATGTCCTGGCCAAAAAACTTATGACCAAGTCAAATGATGAAGAAAAGCAGAGCTTGGACAAAGAATTGGAGGAGTATATGAATGAAGATAGGGAGCATGTATCAAAGGAAGAAAACGGGCACTTAAAGAGGAAGCGACCTGCAAAGGAGAGAATAGGTGAAAAGTTAGAAATGAACTACAAAGGTCGCTATGAAATAACCGATGGCGACCCAGACGACAAAGTTGCTGATGAAATCGCTTACAG ACTCCAAGAGCCCAAGAAAGATCTCATTGAGCGAGTCGTGAAAACCATTGGCACAAAGAAGGCGATAGAGCTCCTTATGGAAACCGCAGAAGTGGAGCAGAATGGTGGACTTTTTGTAAtg AATGGAACCCGCAGGAGAACCCCTGGTGGTGTCTATTTAAATCTCCTGAAAAATACACCAAGTATTACTTCCGCTCAAATAAAG GAAATATTTTATGAGGAAAACCAGAAGGAATATGAGAGTAAAAAGGCTGCGAAAAAGAGAAGACGTCACATTGTTGGGAAGAAGATGAAAGAAGCCATCAAAGGTCTTAATTTTCAGGAACATGACGACACTTCAAGAGAAACCTTTGCTAGTGACACAAATGAAGCTTTAGCGTCCTTAGATGATGAAAACACTGAAATGAAAGCCGAAAATGAGGATCCAATTGAGTTTGACAATACACATGACCTAGAAACCTTTTAA